TGATCATTCGCGCTTCATCAAGCCCGATAGAACCCGAAAACTTAAGCTCTTCGTTATATGCAACGCCGGCTTTAGTTACGATCTTGGTTGGATCATCCGGATGCTTCTCTTCAGAAAAAGCACCCATCGAGCACAGTGTCATTGCTGCAACAATTAATAGATTATATTTTGTCATTAGAAGGTCGCACTAACGCCAACAAAGTGGATGCGACCGTCGAATGAGCCGTTTAGCAAAGTATTACCTTTTGGTCCACTTCGATTCATATCAACTGAACCTAAATCCGCATACTCGTAGAACATATCAATCAAGATATCATCCCAATACGTTGAAGCACCTACCGAATAGCGATACTGTTCGCCTACAGGAAGGTCAACCCACTGCATTGATGGATCATCTTGTGGTGAGGTCTCATAAGAGAAGCCGGCTTTCAAACGCCAGTCTGAGTTAAGTTGGTAATCTGCACCAACCGCAAACTTCCACACGTCGTCCCAATCGCGTTCAAGTGGAACACCACTAATTGGGCTTCCAGCAACACCAAAATCAAGAACTGTTGTATCCCACTCACTCCAACGATGTAATTGCACACTAGCCAATAAGTCGAGCTTTGGGTTAAGTGCGTAACTAGCGCTGATATCAACGATCTCTGGTAAAGCAAGATCCATAGCTAGAGAGTTAGAAAAATCTTCTACCCCTCTTAACTCATTATTAAACTCGTGCTCAAGCTTTGACCGATAGCTAGCACCCAACTTAAGTTTATCCGACGGCGTAAACATTACACCTAGGTTATAACCATAAGCCCAGTCAGTGTCTTGCTTTGCTGTAAAAACAGAGGATGACTGTTGTAACGCAGCCCAACTTAACTGGATACCGGCACCAACCGACCACTGGTCATTCAGTTGGTAGCTTAGTGATGGGTTTACTTGCATCGCAGTGAGGGTGATATCTTCTAAGAGTTCAGCTCCCGCCCACTCACTGCCGTAATCAAGGCTAGAGCCCCCTACTGCACCCAGCGCGATACCAAGGTGTAATTTGTCAGTCACTTGGTGAGCGTGAAAGGCACCAAATGACGGCATTACGGAATGAGCTTTACCATCTGGATTACCATCGTTGTCTTGATATTGCATCTCAAGATCAAACGCCATGGTGTTGATGGTCGTTTTGCTTTCGCCCATATGAGACATGGTGGCAGGGTTCATCCACATTGCAGCAGCAGAGCGAGTATAAACACCGTCCCCGGCGCCGGTAGTACCAGCATTGGCGACGACAGCTTCTTGTAAAAACAGACCACTTGCGAAAGCATTTAAACTTGTAAAAATTGCGGTGGCAGCTAGCGAGTAAGTAAAAGTTTTGTTCATCAGATTGCTCATTTAGCCTTAGACATTAAATTGCTCTAAGGCTACCGCAAAGTCCCATAAACAAAGGTAATAACGATTATTCCTGTACAAGCCCTACTTAAAGGTTCTGGGAAGATATTTTCGTGGTTTATCGTTATGAGTTTCACGCTGGATGGCAATCGTTCTGTTCTTCCTTGCTCCAACTTTGATTTGATACCAAGTCTCTAAAAACAGCGCAATACCAGGGCTAGACCACCACGTTTTATTGTAGAGCTTCTTATTGGCGGCAAGGACATCTGGCGATCGATTAGCACACTCAAGTGCTAACGCATAAGCTTCAGCGTAAGGATCTTCTGCAATCTTGGTCACCAATCCATATTCTTTCGCAGTTTCACAGTCGATCACCTTCGCGGTCATCGCCATTTCCAAAGTATGATCCTTACGCATGAGTTCACGAAATGCGATGGCGCCCCCCATGTCAGGAATCAAACCCCATTTCGCTTCTAATACCGAGAAGTTGGCGTCTGGGCTAGCAATTCTAAAATCACCGCCGCTGACTAACTGTAGACCTCCTCCCCAGCAACGCCCATGTATCGCAAAAATCACCGGGCATGGGATATCTCGCCAGCCAATAGAGAAGTATTGCGCAGCATTCGGCAACGTTGGCCACCATTTAAATAGAAGCTTCAATGCCCCAGCTTTACTATTCAATAAAGACTTAACATCAAGCCCTGAACAAAAATCCGCGCCATTCCCCTTCACTATAACAACGCGAATCTCGGTATTCTTTTTTAGCTCCCTGATCATAGTGTTAACGCCTTGAAACATCGCCATATCAATAGCATTCAGCTTATCTGGACGGTTCAATACTACGGTCGCGATTTGGTTTTCATCGATGGAACAAGTGATACGAGAAAGGTCGGTCATGTGGGCTACTCAACTAAGTGGTCAGACCTTTAGGTTATACATCTTGTTAACATATGCAAAGTTTGCGTATGAGAAGCGAGACCTGTGTTGCTTAACACCTCCCCTTTACACAAACGACATGAATAAAAAAAGCAGTGATGGATCGCTCCATTCACGGCCTTTCATACTTGTTCCAATGAACAATGAACCGAGCTCTTAACTTACTAACCGCTAATTTACGCT
The Vibrio cyclitrophicus DNA segment above includes these coding regions:
- a CDS encoding OmpP1/FadL family transporter; the encoded protein is MNKTFTYSLAATAIFTSLNAFASGLFLQEAVVANAGTTGAGDGVYTRSAAAMWMNPATMSHMGESKTTINTMAFDLEMQYQDNDGNPDGKAHSVMPSFGAFHAHQVTDKLHLGIALGAVGGSSLDYGSEWAGAELLEDITLTAMQVNPSLSYQLNDQWSVGAGIQLSWAALQQSSSVFTAKQDTDWAYGYNLGVMFTPSDKLKLGASYRSKLEHEFNNELRGVEDFSNSLAMDLALPEIVDISASYALNPKLDLLASVQLHRWSEWDTTVLDFGVAGSPISGVPLERDWDDVWKFAVGADYQLNSDWRLKAGFSYETSPQDDPSMQWVDLPVGEQYRYSVGASTYWDDILIDMFYEYADLGSVDMNRSGPKGNTLLNGSFDGRIHFVGVSATF
- a CDS encoding crotonase/enoyl-CoA hydratase family protein, whose amino-acid sequence is MTDLSRITCSIDENQIATVVLNRPDKLNAIDMAMFQGVNTMIRELKKNTEIRVVIVKGNGADFCSGLDVKSLLNSKAGALKLLFKWWPTLPNAAQYFSIGWRDIPCPVIFAIHGRCWGGGLQLVSGGDFRIASPDANFSVLEAKWGLIPDMGGAIAFRELMRKDHTLEMAMTAKVIDCETAKEYGLVTKIAEDPYAEAYALALECANRSPDVLAANKKLYNKTWWSSPGIALFLETWYQIKVGARKNRTIAIQRETHNDKPRKYLPRTFK